A DNA window from Amycolatopsis sp. DSM 110486 contains the following coding sequences:
- a CDS encoding pyridoxamine 5'-phosphate oxidase family protein, whose protein sequence is MSRRDQIRMTPEEIRAYLDEQKVINVATVGPSNRPHLAPLWYFPYEDGVATWTYGSSQKAKNLRRLPEATVLVESGDSYEKLRGVSLEADVQIIEDTDEVTRMGITLMQRYAGAKPGDPVPAELSEFIGRQAPKRIGLIFHPTKVVSWDHTKLGGTY, encoded by the coding sequence ATGTCCCGTCGCGACCAGATCCGCATGACGCCCGAGGAGATCCGGGCCTACCTCGACGAGCAGAAGGTCATCAACGTCGCCACGGTCGGGCCGAGCAACCGGCCCCACCTGGCGCCGCTGTGGTACTTCCCGTACGAGGACGGCGTCGCGACGTGGACGTACGGCAGCTCGCAGAAGGCCAAGAACCTGCGCCGTCTGCCGGAGGCCACGGTGCTCGTCGAGAGCGGCGATTCCTACGAGAAGCTGCGCGGGGTCTCCCTCGAGGCCGACGTGCAGATCATCGAGGACACCGACGAGGTCACCCGCATGGGCATCACCCTCATGCAGCGCTACGCGGGCGCCAAGCCGGGTGACCCCGTGCCCGCCGAGCTCAGCGAGTTCATCGGCCGCCAGGCCCCGAAGCGCATCGGCTTGATCTTCCACCCGACGAAGGTCGTCTCGTGGGATCACACGAAGCTCGGCGGAACGTACTGA
- a CDS encoding SDR family oxidoreductase → MVKNVDGKVVLITGAARGIGAGLAERLAARGAKVALVGLEADEQAKVAEKIGPNAKAWEADVTSWDDLEVATQGVVEHFGGIDIVIANAGIATAGFVRSVDPKAFEKVIEVDLLGVWRTFRVTLPHVIERRGYLLAISSLAAITHAPGMANYAAAKAGVEAFSNSLRAEVAHLGVKVGVAHPTWIRTDLVESADAHPVFGKLRASMPGLIGKTYPLDVALDDLEAGILKRARTIHVPRWVGGLKLLRAFLPPIVELGARARVPAADKAALDDIEQRGAYESAVTGHGGRAATRPEQTTAE, encoded by the coding sequence GTGGTCAAGAACGTGGACGGCAAGGTCGTGCTGATCACCGGGGCCGCGCGGGGCATCGGGGCCGGGCTGGCGGAGCGGCTGGCCGCGCGCGGCGCCAAGGTCGCGCTGGTCGGCCTGGAGGCGGACGAGCAGGCGAAGGTCGCCGAGAAGATCGGGCCGAACGCCAAGGCGTGGGAAGCCGACGTGACCAGCTGGGACGACCTCGAAGTGGCCACCCAGGGCGTGGTGGAGCATTTCGGCGGCATCGACATCGTCATCGCCAACGCGGGGATCGCCACGGCCGGCTTCGTGCGAAGCGTGGACCCCAAGGCGTTCGAGAAGGTCATCGAGGTCGATCTGCTCGGCGTGTGGCGCACGTTCCGCGTGACGCTGCCGCACGTGATCGAGCGGCGCGGCTACCTGCTGGCGATCTCCTCGCTGGCCGCGATCACGCACGCGCCCGGCATGGCGAACTACGCGGCGGCGAAGGCGGGCGTCGAGGCGTTCTCCAACAGCCTGCGTGCCGAAGTCGCGCACCTCGGGGTGAAGGTCGGCGTCGCGCACCCCACGTGGATCCGCACGGACCTGGTCGAAAGCGCTGACGCGCACCCGGTGTTCGGGAAGCTGCGGGCGTCGATGCCGGGGCTGATCGGGAAGACGTACCCGCTCGACGTGGCGCTCGACGACCTCGAGGCGGGCATCCTCAAGCGCGCGCGGACGATCCACGTGCCACGCTGGGTCGGCGGCCTCAAGCTGCTGCGCGCGTTCCTGCCGCCGATCGTCGAGCTCGGCGCGCGGGCCCGCGTGCCGGCGGCGGACAAGGCCGCGCTCGACGACATCGAGCAGCGCGGCGCGTACGAGTCGGCGGTGACCGGCCACGGCGGCCGGGCTGCGACCCGACCCGAACAGACCACAGCCGAATAG
- a CDS encoding maleylpyruvate isomerase N-terminal domain-containing protein, with protein sequence MDGARVGDLDQPFLDAAAVCSTLLRLDVVRERWAEPSALPELSVGALACHLARQVTRAAELLAAPSTLPVLAAVDEHYARAAWVTSTSLADQANDRTTDDAEAALGFDWMLSRYDADLAAVARLLRGEATERADIPWQGWSLRRDDFLHTRLLELVVHSADLAASVDRPPPDFPDAAFTPVLTLLSRLAVRTHGQGAVVSTLTRRERARNISAF encoded by the coding sequence ATGGATGGTGCTCGTGTGGGGGATCTCGACCAGCCGTTTCTCGACGCCGCGGCGGTCTGTTCGACGCTGTTGCGGCTCGATGTCGTGCGCGAGCGCTGGGCCGAACCCAGCGCGTTGCCGGAGCTGTCGGTGGGCGCGCTGGCCTGCCACCTCGCCCGCCAGGTGACGCGCGCGGCCGAGCTGCTCGCGGCCCCGTCGACCCTGCCGGTGCTCGCCGCGGTCGACGAGCACTACGCGCGGGCCGCCTGGGTCACGTCGACGTCGCTCGCCGATCAAGCCAACGACCGCACCACCGACGACGCCGAGGCCGCCCTGGGCTTCGACTGGATGCTCTCGCGGTACGACGCCGACCTCGCCGCGGTCGCACGGCTCTTGCGCGGCGAGGCGACGGAGCGGGCCGACATTCCGTGGCAGGGCTGGTCGTTGCGCCGCGACGACTTCCTGCACACCCGCCTGCTGGAGCTCGTCGTCCACTCCGCCGACCTCGCCGCGAGCGTCGACCGGCCGCCGCCGGACTTCCCCGACGCGGCCTTCACGCCGGTACTCACGTTGCTGTCCCGGCTCGCCGTCCGCACGCACGGCCAGGGCGCCGTCGTCAGCACCCTGACCCGCCGCGAACGGGCGCGGAACATCAGCGCGTTCTAG
- a CDS encoding aldo/keto reductase → MTKLGNSDLDVYGLNLGCNVFNFTADEETSHAVLDAYASAGGNFLDTADVYGGGGGSETIIGNWLTKRGRRDDIVVATKVGAWDQRPGLSAANITAAAEDSLRRLQTDHIDLYYAHKDDQDTPLEETLSAFDALVRAGKVRYIAASNYSAERLTEALSISDREGFARYVALQPHYNLVERGYETDLAPTVSREGLSTLPYFALAMGFLTGKYRSADELGDSPRAPRAVKYLDDRGERVLAALDSIASAHGASVASVALAWLRVQPTVAAPIASARTPEQLTDLVASVVLELTGDEVEALNKASV, encoded by the coding sequence ATGACCAAGCTCGGCAACTCGGACCTCGACGTGTACGGCCTCAACCTCGGCTGCAACGTCTTCAATTTCACCGCGGACGAAGAGACTTCCCACGCGGTCCTCGACGCCTACGCTTCAGCCGGCGGCAACTTCCTCGACACCGCGGACGTGTACGGCGGTGGCGGTGGTTCGGAGACGATCATCGGCAACTGGCTGACCAAGCGCGGGCGCCGCGACGACATCGTGGTCGCCACGAAGGTCGGCGCGTGGGACCAGCGCCCGGGCCTGTCGGCGGCCAACATCACGGCCGCCGCTGAGGATTCGTTGCGGCGCCTGCAAACCGACCACATCGACCTGTACTACGCACACAAGGACGACCAGGACACGCCGCTCGAGGAGACTTTGTCGGCGTTCGACGCCCTCGTGCGCGCGGGCAAGGTTCGCTACATCGCGGCTTCGAACTACTCGGCGGAGCGGCTGACCGAGGCACTGTCCATTTCGGACCGGGAAGGCTTCGCGCGCTACGTGGCCCTGCAGCCGCACTACAACCTGGTTGAGCGGGGCTACGAGACCGACCTCGCGCCGACGGTTTCGCGCGAGGGGCTTTCGACGTTGCCGTATTTCGCTCTGGCGATGGGGTTCTTGACGGGGAAGTACCGTTCGGCTGATGAGCTGGGCGACTCCCCGCGTGCTCCGCGCGCGGTGAAGTACCTCGACGACCGCGGCGAGCGCGTGCTGGCGGCGCTGGACTCGATCGCCTCGGCACACGGCGCGTCCGTCGCCTCGGTGGCGCTGGCCTGGCTGCGGGTGCAGCCGACGGTCGCCGCGCCCATCGCGAGCGCGCGCACGCCGGAGCAGCTGACGGATCTCGTGGCGTCGGTGGTGCTGGAGCTGACGGGTGACGAGGTCGAGGCGCTGAACAAGGCGTCGGTCTAG
- a CDS encoding LLM class F420-dependent oxidoreductase: MAIELGRVGIWRSATQTNGEFAAEVERLGYGAVWLGGSPGGDLAIVEELLDATDHLAVATGIVNIWADTPASIAKAFHRIEAKHPGRFLLGVGAGHPEATQEYKKPYAALVEYLDGLDAAGVPQASRALAALGPKVLKLAGDRTAGAHPYLTIPEHTRSAREILGAGPLLAPEHKVVFDTDPKRARALGRKTVQFYLQLSNYTANLRKLGFTEEDLAGEGSDRLVDALVLHGDAPAIAAGVRAHLDAGADHVNVQVLNEDPFPAYRALAAELF; encoded by the coding sequence ATGGCTATCGAACTGGGCAGGGTCGGCATTTGGCGTAGTGCCACGCAGACGAACGGCGAGTTCGCGGCGGAGGTGGAGAGGCTCGGCTACGGCGCGGTGTGGCTGGGCGGTTCGCCCGGCGGCGACCTGGCGATCGTCGAAGAGCTGCTCGACGCGACCGACCATCTCGCCGTCGCGACCGGCATCGTCAACATCTGGGCGGACACGCCCGCGTCCATCGCGAAGGCGTTCCACCGCATCGAGGCGAAGCACCCGGGCCGCTTCCTCCTCGGCGTCGGCGCGGGCCACCCGGAGGCGACGCAGGAGTACAAGAAGCCCTACGCCGCCCTCGTTGAATATCTCGACGGCCTCGACGCGGCGGGCGTCCCCCAGGCGTCCCGCGCGCTGGCCGCACTGGGCCCGAAGGTGCTCAAGCTGGCGGGCGACCGCACGGCCGGCGCGCACCCGTACCTGACGATCCCGGAGCACACGCGCTCCGCCCGCGAGATCCTCGGCGCGGGTCCGCTGCTCGCCCCCGAGCACAAGGTGGTGTTCGACACGGACCCGAAGCGCGCGCGGGCGCTCGGCCGCAAGACCGTGCAGTTCTACCTGCAGCTGTCCAACTACACGGCCAACCTGCGCAAGCTCGGGTTCACGGAGGAAGACCTCGCCGGCGAGGGCAGCGACCGCCTCGTCGACGCCCTGGTCCTGCACGGCGACGCCCCGGCCATCGCGGCGGGCGTGCGCGCGCACCTCGACGCCGGTGCTGACCACGTGAACGTCCAGGTCCTGAACGAAGACCCGTTCCCGGCATACCGGGCGCTGGCGGCCGAGTTGTTCTGA